A DNA window from Mycobacterium sp. IDR2000157661 contains the following coding sequences:
- a CDS encoding potassium channel family protein, giving the protein MAETRNEPVVVIGLGRFGSAIALELTRRGTEVLAIDESPKLVQSLSGQLTQVVAADCTDIDALRELGVDEFYRAVVAVGTGIEASILITSLLVELGIEDIWAKAITAHHGRILERVGATHVVFPEREAGERVAHLVSGQLLDYLQVDQDFAIAKIVPPKAMTGLPLGGTKVRSKYGITVVAVKSGENDFTYASAETELTYDDVILVTGRPRDIEKLARLD; this is encoded by the coding sequence TTGGCTGAGACGAGAAACGAACCGGTGGTGGTCATCGGTCTCGGTCGGTTCGGTAGCGCCATCGCCTTGGAACTGACCAGAAGGGGCACCGAGGTCCTGGCGATCGACGAGTCACCGAAGCTGGTTCAAAGCCTGTCCGGTCAGCTCACGCAGGTGGTGGCAGCCGATTGCACGGACATCGACGCGTTGCGGGAACTCGGTGTCGACGAGTTCTACCGCGCGGTGGTCGCAGTCGGCACGGGCATCGAAGCCAGCATTCTCATCACGTCACTACTCGTAGAGCTCGGCATCGAGGACATCTGGGCCAAGGCAATCACCGCCCACCACGGCCGCATACTCGAACGCGTGGGCGCCACCCATGTGGTGTTTCCCGAACGAGAGGCCGGCGAACGGGTCGCTCACCTGGTGTCCGGGCAATTGCTCGACTACCTGCAAGTCGATCAGGACTTCGCCATCGCCAAGATCGTGCCGCCCAAGGCCATGACAGGGCTACCGCTCGGTGGCACGAAGGTTCGCTCCAAGTACGGCATCACCGTGGTGGCGGTGAAAAGCGGCGAGAACGATTTCACCTACGCGTCGGCGGAGACCGAGCTGACCTACGACGACGTCATCCTGGTGACCGGCCGGCCACGGGACATCGAGAAGCTGGCACGCCTGGACTGA
- a CDS encoding DUF3159 domain-containing protein, which yields MSAPGTEPGQPTTPNSKAHAILDQMGGISGLIYSSLPIVAFVPVSQLFGLMPAIAAALGVAALVLVWRLARRESAQPAISGFFGVGICALIAYVTGESKGYFLWGIWMSLLWATVFALSVLVRRPVVGYLWGWISGHGPGWRRVRKAVTAFDIATLVWVAVFASRFLVQNHLYDADQTGWLGVARIAMGWPLTAVAALVTYLAIRTAQRAMRADEQSGEHDGELHTEYGDVTQPESR from the coding sequence GTGAGCGCACCCGGAACCGAACCGGGGCAGCCCACCACGCCGAACTCCAAGGCTCACGCCATTCTCGACCAGATGGGCGGCATCAGTGGCCTGATCTACTCCTCGCTGCCCATCGTGGCGTTCGTCCCGGTGTCTCAGCTCTTCGGGCTGATGCCCGCCATCGCCGCCGCCTTGGGCGTCGCCGCCCTGGTGTTGGTGTGGCGCCTGGCGCGGCGGGAATCCGCCCAGCCCGCGATCTCCGGGTTCTTCGGTGTGGGTATATGCGCCCTGATCGCCTATGTGACGGGGGAGTCCAAAGGATACTTCCTGTGGGGCATCTGGATGTCGCTGCTGTGGGCGACGGTGTTCGCGCTGTCGGTGCTCGTGCGGCGTCCGGTGGTGGGTTACCTGTGGGGCTGGATCAGCGGGCACGGTCCAGGGTGGCGACGGGTCCGCAAGGCCGTGACGGCCTTCGACATCGCGACGCTGGTGTGGGTGGCGGTGTTCGCCTCCCGCTTCCTGGTGCAGAACCATCTCTACGACGCCGACCAGACCGGGTGGCTGGGAGTGGCCCGCATCGCCATGGGCTGGCCGCTGACCGCCGTCGCCGCGCTGGTGACCTACCTGGCCATCCGCACCGCGCAACGCGCCATGCGTGCCGACGAGCAATCGGGCGAGCACGACGGCGAGTTGCACACCGAGTACGGGGATGTCACTCAGCCGGAGTCCCGCTGA
- a CDS encoding OB-fold nucleic acid binding domain-containing protein, with translation MATAEGYLRRLTRRLTEDPEQLDVEQLSDEAAMTGAQKAIDCQRGQEVTMVGTLRTVECNGKGCAGGVKAELFDGTDSVMLVWLGQRRIPGIESGRTLRVHGRVGKLDNGSKAIYNPHYEIQK, from the coding sequence ATGGCAACGGCCGAAGGGTATCTGCGTCGGCTCACTCGGCGGCTGACGGAAGACCCCGAACAACTTGACGTGGAGCAGCTCAGCGACGAAGCCGCGATGACCGGCGCACAGAAGGCGATCGACTGTCAACGCGGCCAAGAAGTCACGATGGTCGGCACCCTGCGCACAGTCGAGTGCAACGGCAAGGGTTGCGCCGGCGGCGTGAAAGCCGAGCTGTTCGACGGCACCGACTCCGTCATGCTGGTGTGGCTGGGTCAACGCCGCATCCCCGGCATCGAATCGGGCCGAACGCTGCGAGTGCACGGCCGTGTCGGCAAACTCGACAACGGCTCCAAGGCCATCTACAACCCGCACTACGAGATCCAGAAGTGA
- a CDS encoding alpha/beta hydrolase, producing the protein MAVDLRGVSAVLLPGTGSDDDFVYRAFSAALHDAGAVVVTPAPQPHRLVAGYRDALGEAALAGPIAVGGVSIGAAVAVEWALAHPGRAVAVLAALPAWTGSPQWAPAAAAARHSAQMLRRHGLAAATAAMRAGSPQWLADELARSWLGQWPALPEAMEEAAGYVAPSCAELARLAAPMGVVAAIDDPVHPAEVAAEWVAAAPLAALRTVTLADLGADPAVLGAACLAALRDVAG; encoded by the coding sequence ATGGCGGTCGATCTGCGCGGGGTTTCGGCGGTCCTTCTGCCCGGCACGGGTTCCGACGACGACTTCGTCTACCGGGCGTTCTCGGCGGCCCTGCACGACGCCGGCGCCGTCGTCGTCACCCCGGCGCCGCAGCCGCACCGCCTGGTCGCGGGCTACCGCGACGCGCTCGGCGAGGCGGCGCTGGCTGGGCCGATCGCGGTGGGCGGGGTGTCGATCGGCGCGGCCGTGGCCGTCGAGTGGGCGCTCGCCCATCCCGGCCGCGCTGTCGCGGTGCTCGCCGCGTTGCCGGCATGGACCGGCTCACCGCAGTGGGCGCCCGCCGCGGCAGCGGCGCGCCACTCGGCCCAGATGCTGCGCCGCCACGGGCTGGCCGCGGCAACGGCCGCGATGCGGGCTGGCAGCCCGCAGTGGCTGGCCGATGAACTGGCCCGCTCGTGGCTGGGCCAGTGGCCTGCGCTGCCCGAGGCGATGGAAGAGGCGGCCGGCTACGTCGCCCCCAGCTGTGCGGAACTGGCGCGCCTGGCGGCGCCGATGGGGGTGGTGGCGGCGATCGACGACCCGGTGCACCCGGCGGAAGTCGCGGCCGAGTGGGTGGCCGCGGCACCGCTGGCCGCGTTGCGCACCGTCACGCTCGCCGATCTGGGCGCAGATCCGGCAGTGCTGGGCGCCGCGTGCCTGGCGGCGCTGCGCGATGTGGCCGGCTAA
- a CDS encoding DUF3710 domain-containing protein, whose protein sequence is MAFSRRKGNDEPGDSAEEVVEQAKQDTAEPGDGDLDGPFDIEDFDDPAVAATGRLDLGSVLIPLPPAGQVQVELTQQGVPSAIWVVTAHGRFTIAAYAAPKTSGLWRDIATELAESLRKDGAQVSIKDGPWGREVVGVASAPPEQAGQPGVVRFIGVDGYRWMIRCVVNGPQDHIDALTDEARKALTDTVVRRGDTPFPVRTPLAVELPEAMANQLRAAAEQAAAQQAQQSGQQPPAAPAARRSAQGSAMQQLRTITGG, encoded by the coding sequence ATGGCATTCAGTAGGCGTAAAGGCAACGACGAGCCCGGCGACTCCGCCGAGGAGGTCGTCGAACAGGCGAAGCAGGACACTGCGGAACCCGGCGACGGGGACCTCGACGGGCCGTTCGACATCGAGGACTTCGACGATCCGGCGGTCGCCGCGACCGGACGGCTCGACCTCGGCTCGGTGCTGATTCCGCTGCCCCCGGCGGGACAGGTGCAGGTCGAGCTCACCCAGCAGGGCGTGCCCAGCGCGATCTGGGTCGTCACAGCGCACGGCCGGTTCACCATCGCCGCCTACGCCGCGCCCAAGACCAGCGGGCTGTGGCGCGACATCGCCACCGAACTGGCCGAGTCGCTGCGCAAGGACGGCGCCCAGGTCTCGATCAAGGACGGCCCGTGGGGTCGCGAGGTCGTCGGAGTGGCGTCCGCCCCGCCCGAGCAGGCAGGCCAGCCGGGTGTCGTCCGGTTCATCGGCGTCGACGGCTACCGCTGGATGATCCGCTGCGTCGTCAACGGCCCGCAGGACCACATCGACGCCCTCACCGACGAAGCGCGAAAGGCGCTGACGGACACCGTGGTTCGCCGCGGGGACACGCCGTTTCCGGTGCGCACGCCGCTGGCGGTCGAGCTGCCGGAGGCGATGGCCAACCAGTTGCGCGCGGCGGCCGAACAAGCCGCGGCCCAGCAGGCGCAGCAGTCCGGCCAGCAGCCACCCGCCGCACCGGCCGCGCGCCGCAGCGCGCAGGGTTCGGCGATGCAGCAATTGCGTACCATCACCGGCGGTTAG
- the dut gene encoding dUTP diphosphatase: MSTSLAVVRLDRDLPMPGRAHDGDAGVDLYSALDVELAPGQRALVPTGIAVAIPYGMVGLIHPRSGLAARVGLSIVNSPGTIDAGYRGEIKVALINLDPQQPILVHRGDRIAQLLVQRVELPELVEVTSFDEAGLGMTTRGDGGHGSSGGHASL; this comes from the coding sequence GTGTCCACCTCTCTTGCGGTTGTGCGCTTGGACCGGGATCTGCCGATGCCGGGCCGTGCCCATGACGGCGACGCCGGCGTCGACCTCTACAGCGCGCTCGACGTGGAACTGGCACCGGGTCAGCGCGCTCTGGTGCCGACCGGCATCGCGGTGGCCATCCCGTACGGGATGGTCGGCCTGATCCATCCGCGCTCGGGTCTTGCTGCGCGCGTTGGGCTTTCGATCGTGAACAGCCCCGGCACGATCGACGCCGGCTACCGCGGCGAGATCAAGGTGGCGCTGATCAACCTCGACCCGCAGCAACCCATCCTCGTGCACCGGGGGGACCGGATCGCACAGTTGTTGGTGCAGCGGGTCGAACTGCCCGAACTGGTCGAGGTGACGTCGTTCGACGAAGCCGGTCTGGGCATGACAACCCGTGGCGACGGCGGCCACGGCTCCTCCGGCGGACATGCGAGTTTGTGA
- a CDS encoding DUF3093 domain-containing protein, translating into MSDTRATSQSVRYRERLWVPWWWWPPGLGLGGLISLEVNQGVPAVPVWLPYAVLLPVAVVVLLWLGRTEVRVVGGSGATELWVNAAHLPVDVVSRSAEVPRSAKSAALGRQLDPAAYVVHRAWVGPMVLLVLDDPDDPTPYWLVSCRHPDKLLAALRS; encoded by the coding sequence GTGTCCGACACGCGCGCCACGTCGCAATCCGTGCGCTACCGCGAACGGCTGTGGGTGCCGTGGTGGTGGTGGCCGCCCGGTCTCGGGCTCGGGGGCTTGATCTCACTTGAGGTCAATCAGGGTGTACCCGCCGTGCCGGTGTGGCTGCCCTACGCGGTGCTGTTACCGGTCGCCGTGGTCGTGCTGCTGTGGCTGGGCCGCACCGAGGTGCGGGTGGTGGGCGGTTCCGGCGCCACCGAACTGTGGGTGAATGCCGCCCATCTGCCCGTCGACGTGGTGTCGCGCTCGGCCGAGGTGCCCCGCAGCGCGAAGTCCGCCGCCCTGGGGCGCCAATTGGACCCGGCGGCCTACGTCGTGCACCGGGCCTGGGTCGGCCCGATGGTGCTGCTGGTGCTCGACGATCCCGACGACCCGACCCCGTACTGGTTGGTGAGCTGTCGGCACCCGGACAAGCTCCTGGCGGCGCTCCGCAGTTGA
- a CDS encoding DUF4193 domain-containing protein, whose amino-acid sequence MATDYDAPRRSETDDVSEDSLEELKARRNEAQSAVVDVDESETAENFELPGADLSGEELSVRVIPKQADEFTCSSCFLVHHRSRLASEKNGMMICSDCAA is encoded by the coding sequence ATGGCTACCGATTACGACGCCCCACGGCGTAGTGAGACCGACGACGTCTCCGAAGATTCGCTCGAGGAACTGAAGGCACGGCGCAACGAGGCGCAGTCTGCCGTCGTCGACGTCGACGAATCCGAGACCGCCGAGAACTTCGAGCTGCCCGGTGCCGACCTGTCGGGAGAAGAGCTCTCGGTGCGGGTCATCCCGAAGCAGGCCGACGAGTTCACCTGTTCGAGCTGCTTCCTGGTTCACCACCGCAGCCGGCTGGCCAGCGAGAAGAACGGCATGATGATCTGCTCGGACTGCGCTGCTTAA
- the cei gene encoding envelope integrity protein Cei — protein MVTQITEGTAFDKHGRPFRRRNFLPAALLFAALSVVTLLVWAIVLNQPADVEELAACNPPPAPADPNAPAPTLGEQVSRADMREVEPAPLADTTIRVLNASGQGGQAAEVAGALKDLGFAEPTAANDPLYETARLQCQGQIRFGESGRAAAAAVWLVAPCTELYQDERPDDTVDLALGTDFSELASNDDIEAVLSSLRPDATQTADQALVVQAHSAAC, from the coding sequence GTGGTCACGCAAATCACAGAGGGCACGGCGTTCGACAAGCACGGTCGGCCCTTCCGTCGGCGCAACTTCCTGCCTGCGGCGCTGCTGTTCGCCGCGCTGTCGGTGGTGACCCTGCTGGTTTGGGCCATCGTGCTGAATCAGCCGGCCGATGTCGAGGAGTTGGCCGCGTGCAATCCGCCGCCCGCACCGGCGGATCCGAACGCGCCGGCGCCCACGCTCGGCGAGCAGGTCTCCCGCGCCGACATGCGCGAGGTGGAACCTGCCCCGCTCGCCGACACCACGATCCGGGTGCTCAATGCCAGCGGGCAGGGCGGGCAAGCCGCCGAGGTCGCCGGCGCGCTGAAAGACCTGGGTTTCGCCGAACCGACCGCAGCCAACGATCCCCTCTACGAGACCGCCCGCCTACAGTGTCAGGGACAGATCCGGTTCGGCGAGTCCGGGCGGGCTGCGGCCGCCGCGGTCTGGCTTGTCGCGCCGTGCACCGAGTTGTATCAGGACGAGCGCCCCGACGACACCGTCGACTTGGCCCTTGGCACCGACTTCTCCGAACTGGCCAGCAACGACGACATCGAGGCGGTGCTCTCCAGCCTGCGCCCGGACGCCACTCAGACCGCCGATCAGGCGCTGGTGGTGCAGGCCCACAGCGCTGCGTGCTGA
- a CDS encoding inositol monophosphatase family protein has protein sequence MSGTDTDPAELRSVAEQLAAEAAGFVLRRRAEVFSETTSDTPEVRAKSTPTDPVTVVDTETERLIRERLAVLRPGDHVMGEEEGGTHPARDGELTWVLDPIDGTVNFVYGLDTYAVSVAVQRGRVSVAGAVANVPTGALYSAAAGHGARVVRGGVVSALHASAADDLSMALVGTGFSYARDQRQRQAEILTMMLPAVRDVRRMGSCALDLCMVAAGQLDAYYEDGVHVWDWAAGALIAAEAGAVLRLPSGDGAAGGPGFIAAAAPGVAAALDTALRRAGAV, from the coding sequence GTGAGCGGAACCGACACCGATCCCGCCGAGCTGCGGTCGGTCGCCGAACAATTGGCCGCCGAAGCGGCCGGCTTCGTGCTCAGACGGCGCGCGGAGGTTTTCAGCGAGACGACCTCCGACACGCCCGAGGTCCGGGCCAAGAGCACCCCTACCGACCCGGTCACCGTGGTCGACACCGAGACCGAACGACTGATCCGCGAGCGCCTGGCCGTGCTGCGCCCGGGGGACCACGTCATGGGCGAGGAGGAGGGCGGCACGCATCCCGCACGGGACGGGGAACTCACCTGGGTGCTCGACCCGATCGACGGGACGGTCAACTTCGTCTACGGCCTCGACACCTACGCCGTGTCCGTCGCGGTGCAGCGCGGCAGGGTATCGGTGGCCGGCGCGGTCGCCAACGTGCCCACTGGCGCGTTGTATTCCGCGGCCGCCGGCCACGGCGCCCGTGTGGTGCGCGGCGGCGTGGTGTCAGCGCTGCACGCCAGCGCGGCCGACGACCTGTCGATGGCGCTGGTGGGCACCGGCTTCTCGTATGCCCGGGACCAGCGGCAACGGCAGGCCGAGATTCTCACCATGATGCTGCCGGCGGTCCGCGACGTGCGCCGCATGGGTTCGTGCGCGCTCGACCTGTGCATGGTCGCCGCAGGCCAACTGGACGCCTACTACGAGGACGGTGTTCACGTCTGGGACTGGGCCGCGGGCGCCCTGATCGCCGCCGAGGCCGGCGCGGTGCTGCGGCTGCCGTCCGGTGACGGGGCGGCCGGCGGTCCCGGTTTCATCGCGGCCGCCGCGCCGGGGGTGGCCGCCGCACTGGACACGGCACTCCGGCGGGCCGGCGCCGTCTAG
- the ppgK gene encoding polyphosphate--glucose phosphotransferase: protein MTATDSPTADPRADGGMPRRGFGVDVGGSGVKGGIVDLETGQLVGERFKLLTPQPATPDAVAKTIAEVVAHFGWEGPLGVTYPGVVTEGVVRTAANVDKDWIGANAVEVIGGALNGQRVTVLNDADAAGLAEEKYGAGRENTGVIVLLTFGTGIGSAVIHNGVLLPNTEFGHIEVGGKEAEHRAASSVKERKDWSYQRWTVEVTKVLVAIENAIWPDLFIAGGGISRKADKWIPLLKNRTPVVAAALQNTAGIVGAAMAAEVDVTATAK, encoded by the coding sequence ATGACCGCCACCGATTCCCCCACCGCGGACCCGCGCGCCGACGGCGGCATGCCACGGCGCGGGTTCGGCGTCGACGTCGGTGGCAGCGGCGTCAAGGGCGGCATCGTCGATCTGGAAACCGGGCAGCTGGTCGGTGAGCGGTTCAAGCTGCTCACCCCGCAGCCGGCAACCCCCGATGCGGTCGCCAAGACCATCGCCGAAGTCGTCGCGCACTTCGGCTGGGAGGGCCCGCTCGGCGTGACGTACCCGGGAGTGGTCACCGAGGGAGTTGTGCGCACGGCCGCCAACGTCGACAAGGACTGGATCGGCGCCAACGCCGTCGAGGTAATCGGCGGCGCCCTCAATGGGCAGCGCGTGACCGTGCTCAATGACGCGGATGCCGCCGGGCTGGCCGAGGAGAAGTACGGGGCGGGTCGCGAGAACACAGGCGTCATCGTGCTGCTGACCTTCGGAACCGGCATCGGCTCGGCGGTGATCCACAACGGCGTGCTGCTGCCCAACACCGAATTCGGCCACATCGAGGTCGGCGGCAAGGAGGCCGAGCACCGGGCCGCGTCGTCGGTCAAGGAACGCAAGGACTGGAGCTACCAGCGCTGGACCGTCGAGGTGACGAAAGTGCTGGTGGCGATCGAGAACGCGATCTGGCCTGACCTGTTCATCGCCGGCGGCGGCATCAGCCGCAAGGCCGACAAGTGGATACCGCTGCTCAAGAACCGCACCCCCGTGGTGGCCGCCGCACTGCAGAACACCGCCGGGATCGTCGGTGCGGCGATGGCCGCCGAGGTCGACGTCACGGCTACCGCCAAGTAG
- a CDS encoding RNA polymerase sigma factor, with amino-acid sequence MAATKASPATDEPVKRTATKAPAKKAAASRESRTANGSAPAKKAAKSTRATKSDNAAAPAKKAAKAAAKAPAKKAPAASRESGAAKKAAGPAPRGRAKKGAATEADATKTDTDSADLATDDDLETEPGEDLEVEDTDLDLDDLEVSDEAVEGSGDEAEDGEEVAEGDAPAAAPAKDAAAEDDEHPEPSEKDKASGDFVWDEEESEALRQARKDAELTASADSVRAYLKQIGKVALLNAEEEVELAKRIEAGLYATQLMNELAEKGEKLPAAQRRDMMWICRDGDRAKNHLLEANLRLVVSLAKRYTGRGMAFLDLIQEGNLGLIRAVEKFDYTKGYKFSTYATWWIRQAITRAMADQARTIRIPVHMVEVINKLGRIQRELLQDLGREPTPEELAKEMDITPEKVLEIQQYAREPISLDQTIGDEGDSQLGDFIEDSEAVVAVDAVSFTLLQDQLQSVLETLSEREAGVVRLRFGLTDGQPRTLDEIGQVYGVTRERIRQIESKTMSKLRHPSRSQVLRDYLD; translated from the coding sequence GTGGCAGCGACAAAGGCAAGCCCGGCGACCGATGAGCCGGTGAAGCGCACCGCCACCAAGGCCCCCGCAAAGAAGGCCGCGGCGAGCCGCGAATCGCGCACCGCCAACGGATCGGCGCCGGCGAAGAAGGCCGCCAAGAGCACGCGGGCGACGAAGTCCGACAACGCCGCCGCGCCGGCCAAGAAGGCCGCCAAGGCAGCCGCGAAGGCGCCCGCCAAGAAGGCCCCCGCGGCGAGCCGCGAATCCGGTGCGGCGAAGAAGGCCGCCGGACCCGCCCCGCGCGGGCGCGCCAAGAAGGGCGCCGCCACCGAGGCGGACGCGACGAAGACCGACACCGACAGCGCCGACCTCGCCACCGACGACGACCTGGAAACCGAACCCGGCGAGGACCTGGAGGTCGAGGACACCGATCTGGACCTCGACGATCTTGAGGTCAGCGACGAGGCCGTCGAGGGGTCCGGCGACGAGGCCGAGGATGGCGAGGAGGTGGCCGAGGGCGACGCGCCCGCTGCGGCCCCCGCCAAGGACGCTGCCGCCGAGGACGACGAGCATCCCGAACCGTCCGAGAAGGACAAGGCCTCGGGTGACTTCGTGTGGGACGAGGAGGAGTCCGAGGCGCTACGGCAGGCCCGCAAGGACGCCGAGCTCACCGCGTCGGCCGATTCGGTCCGCGCCTACCTCAAGCAGATCGGCAAGGTGGCGCTGCTCAACGCCGAAGAAGAGGTCGAGCTCGCCAAGCGCATCGAGGCCGGCCTGTACGCCACCCAGCTGATGAACGAGCTCGCCGAGAAGGGCGAGAAGCTGCCCGCCGCGCAGCGCCGCGACATGATGTGGATCTGTCGCGACGGTGACCGTGCGAAGAACCATCTCCTGGAAGCCAACCTGCGGCTGGTGGTGTCGCTGGCCAAGCGTTACACCGGCCGCGGCATGGCGTTCCTCGACTTGATCCAGGAAGGCAACCTCGGCCTGATCCGTGCGGTGGAGAAGTTCGACTACACCAAGGGTTACAAGTTCTCGACGTACGCCACGTGGTGGATCCGCCAGGCGATCACCCGCGCGATGGCCGACCAGGCCCGCACCATCCGCATCCCGGTGCACATGGTGGAGGTCATCAACAAGCTCGGCCGTATCCAGCGTGAGCTGCTGCAGGACCTGGGCCGCGAGCCCACGCCCGAGGAACTGGCCAAGGAGATGGACATCACGCCGGAGAAGGTGCTGGAGATCCAGCAGTACGCACGTGAGCCGATCTCTCTGGACCAGACCATCGGCGATGAGGGTGATTCGCAACTCGGCGATTTCATCGAGGACTCCGAGGCCGTGGTGGCCGTCGACGCGGTGAGCTTCACCCTGTTGCAGGATCAGTTGCAATCGGTGCTGGAGACGTTGTCCGAGCGTGAAGCCGGTGTGGTGCGGCTGCGATTCGGGCTCACCGATGGTCAGCCCCGCACGCTCGACGAGATCGGTCAGGTGTACGGCGTGACCCGCGAGCGCATCCGCCAGATCGAGTCCAAGACGATGTCGAAACTGCGCCACCCCAGCCGTTCTCAGGTGCTGCGCGACTACCTGGACTGA
- a CDS encoding YkvA family protein, with translation MWSQWWSIPLGVAAGVLTVWLALLGVLWFTRPDATGLRDALRLLPDILRLLKRLAADPTLPRRVRLQLAVLLGYLALPIDLIPDFVPVLGYADDAVVVAVVLRSVTRSAGADALARHWPGTPDGLDALHRLCRLPNR, from the coding sequence ATGTGGTCGCAGTGGTGGTCGATTCCGCTGGGCGTCGCCGCGGGCGTGCTGACGGTGTGGCTGGCGCTGCTCGGGGTGCTGTGGTTCACCCGGCCGGACGCCACCGGGTTGCGCGACGCGCTGCGCCTGCTTCCCGACATCCTGCGCCTGCTCAAGCGGCTGGCCGCCGACCCGACGCTGCCCCGGCGCGTTCGACTTCAACTGGCCGTGCTGCTCGGCTATCTCGCGCTGCCGATCGACCTGATCCCCGACTTCGTCCCGGTCCTCGGCTACGCCGACGACGCCGTGGTCGTCGCGGTGGTGCTGCGGTCTGTGACACGCAGCGCCGGAGCCGACGCGCTTGCCCGGCACTGGCCCGGCACGCCGGACGGTCTCGACGCACTGCACAGACTGTGTCGCCTGCCGAACCGGTAG
- a CDS encoding acetylserotonin O-methyltransferase has product MFVVRAVGRLRAGLQSAHRSTVPPSVAVLEMATGAWTTQTMYVAAKLGIADELADGAARAADIAPRVGADPDALYRLMRALASKGLLRHRRNGSFALTKVGQALRSDVPGSMRDMILFVGHRARWEDWGNLLHSVQTGEPSVLKLRGMPYWDYLETDRELAQVFNAAMTATSGMTNEIALAAYDFTDFKLVVDVGGGQGRLLSTILHRAPGARGLLYDLPAVVAGADPVFAAAGVADRCTAEGGSFLERVPGGGDAYVMKNIIHDWDDESSLTILRNIRTAITPQGKLLMLEMVLPERTTPFVGYQLDLEMLVTVGGRERTRAEYSELLSRAGFRLDRVVETVTPVSIVEASPV; this is encoded by the coding sequence ATGTTCGTCGTCCGCGCCGTCGGCCGGTTGCGCGCGGGGCTGCAGAGCGCGCACCGTTCGACGGTGCCGCCGAGTGTCGCCGTACTCGAGATGGCCACCGGCGCCTGGACCACTCAGACGATGTACGTCGCTGCCAAGCTGGGCATCGCCGACGAGTTGGCCGACGGGGCGGCCCGGGCGGCCGATATCGCCCCACGAGTGGGTGCCGATCCCGATGCGCTCTACCGGCTGATGCGGGCGCTTGCGTCCAAAGGCCTGCTGCGCCACCGCCGCAACGGGTCCTTCGCGCTCACCAAAGTGGGACAAGCGCTGCGCTCCGACGTACCGGGATCGATGCGCGACATGATCCTGTTCGTCGGGCACCGGGCGCGCTGGGAGGACTGGGGAAACCTGCTGCACTCCGTGCAGACCGGCGAGCCGTCGGTGCTCAAGTTGCGCGGCATGCCGTATTGGGACTACCTCGAGACCGATCGGGAGCTGGCGCAGGTCTTCAACGCCGCGATGACCGCAACCAGCGGCATGACCAATGAAATCGCGCTCGCTGCCTATGATTTCACTGATTTCAAGCTCGTCGTGGATGTCGGCGGCGGCCAGGGCCGGCTGCTGTCGACCATCCTGCACCGCGCTCCGGGCGCTCGCGGGTTGCTCTACGACCTGCCCGCCGTAGTCGCGGGCGCCGACCCGGTGTTCGCCGCCGCCGGGGTCGCCGATCGCTGCACAGCCGAGGGCGGCTCGTTTCTCGAGCGCGTGCCCGGCGGGGGCGACGCCTATGTGATGAAGAACATCATCCACGACTGGGACGACGAGTCGTCGCTGACCATCCTGCGCAACATCCGCACGGCCATTACGCCGCAGGGCAAGCTGCTGATGCTGGAGATGGTGCTGCCGGAGCGCACCACGCCGTTCGTCGGATACCAGCTCGACCTCGAGATGCTGGTGACCGTCGGCGGCCGCGAGCGCACCCGCGCCGAGTATTCGGAACTGCTGAGCCGCGCCGGGTTCCGGTTGGATCGGGTCGTCGAGACGGTGACCCCGGTGTCGATCGTGGAGGCCTCGCCGGTCTGA
- a CDS encoding DUF952 domain-containing protein: MRPQPEVLVHLCSKEEWRTAVSLGEHRPDSLRANGFVHLSTAEQVHLPANRLFSGRTDLVLLHIDAAQLSSPVRWEAGVPTDPDDMVFPHLYGPLPITAVIRVTPYRPGSDGRFAPPART; this comes from the coding sequence ATGCGTCCGCAGCCCGAAGTGCTGGTCCACTTGTGCAGCAAAGAGGAGTGGCGGACCGCTGTATCGCTCGGCGAGCACCGCCCCGATTCGCTTCGCGCGAACGGCTTCGTGCACCTGTCGACCGCCGAGCAGGTGCACCTGCCGGCCAACCGGCTGTTCTCCGGCCGGACCGACCTGGTGCTGCTCCACATCGACGCCGCACAACTATCCTCTCCCGTCCGCTGGGAAGCCGGTGTGCCCACCGATCCCGATGACATGGTGTTCCCACATCTGTATGGCCCCCTGCCGATAACGGCTGTGATCCGCGTCACTCCGTATCGACCCGGGTCCGACGGTCGGTTCGCTCCGCCCGCTCGCACCTAG